In the Rhodobacteraceae bacterium M382 genome, one interval contains:
- a CDS encoding CoA-transferase subunit beta, with amino-acid sequence MIARAAREIAPGMVVNLGIGLPTRVINHLPADFPVCLHTENGMTGIGPTLAADHADRNLIDAGGAYVSTVPGSAFFDSATSFAMVRSGRLDLTMLGAFEVGANGDLANWKIPGKFSPGVGGGIELAQKARRVMVLTTHTDRAGNPKLKAACELPLTARGCVARVFTEMAVIDITPQGYALIEIADGVDVQDVIAATGAPLHLPDTALPTF; translated from the coding sequence ATGATCGCCCGTGCTGCACGCGAAATTGCCCCGGGGATGGTGGTCAATCTGGGGATTGGCCTGCCGACGCGGGTGATCAATCACCTGCCTGCCGATTTCCCGGTGTGTCTGCACACCGAAAACGGCATGACTGGTATCGGACCGACCCTGGCCGCCGACCACGCCGACCGCAATCTGATCGATGCAGGCGGTGCCTATGTGTCGACAGTTCCGGGGTCGGCGTTCTTTGACAGCGCCACAAGCTTTGCCATGGTGCGGTCGGGGCGGTTGGACCTGACCATGCTGGGCGCGTTCGAGGTGGGGGCCAATGGCGATCTGGCCAACTGGAAGATTCCCGGCAAATTCAGCCCCGGCGTCGGCGGCGGCATCGAGCTGGCGCAAAAGGCGCGCCGGGTGATGGTGCTGACCACCCATACCGACCGCGCCGGAAACCCCAAGCTCAAGGCCGCATGTGAACTGCCGCTGACCGCGCGTGGATGCGTGGCGCGGGTGTTTACCGAAATGGCGGTGATCGACATCACGCCTCAGGGCTATGCGCTGATCGAAATCGCCGACGGCGTGGATGTTCAGGACGTGATCGCCGCAACCGGGGCACCGCTGCATCTGCCCGACACGGCCCTGCCAACTTTCTGA
- a CDS encoding LysR family transcriptional regulator: protein MSLPEQQRFPWNLDWNLLRTFMVVVEQRGISKAADFLGLKQPTVSAALKRLEQTTGQRLIIRKPNEFSITRPGQSLYTECAKIFGSISQLPSLLNTENAELRGHISIVTTSSVVSEHFDDFLDRFSTAHPHVTYSFSVHESDDVETMISQNRASLGICLLTNPPQNLDTMVLYHEYFGLYCGARHPLFDADGIEPKDLEGEPFVAFQTEAEGGPLEAIARLRARLGLANSWRGMSSSLHEIRRMIMSNVGIGALPVHVAKHDVAAGHIRQLPPYDNLPMVSINLVTNPARRRSDAEATFLTACHAEISAIDIQQRTYGRE from the coding sequence ATGAGCTTACCGGAACAACAACGCTTTCCCTGGAACCTGGACTGGAACCTGTTGCGCACCTTCATGGTGGTGGTTGAACAGCGCGGCATTTCCAAGGCTGCGGATTTCCTGGGGTTGAAACAGCCTACTGTCTCTGCGGCGCTGAAACGTCTGGAACAGACCACCGGTCAAAGGCTTATCATCCGGAAACCAAATGAATTTTCCATCACCCGCCCGGGGCAGTCGCTGTATACCGAATGCGCCAAGATCTTTGGCTCGATTTCACAATTGCCGTCACTGCTCAACACAGAAAACGCCGAGCTGCGCGGACATATTTCCATCGTTACAACCAGCTCGGTTGTCTCGGAGCACTTTGATGACTTTCTCGATCGGTTTTCGACCGCACATCCCCATGTGACGTATTCCTTTTCAGTGCATGAAAGCGATGACGTCGAGACCATGATCTCGCAGAATCGCGCCAGTCTGGGCATTTGCCTGCTGACGAATCCGCCCCAGAATCTGGACACGATGGTGCTGTATCATGAATACTTTGGCCTCTACTGCGGCGCGCGCCACCCGCTGTTCGATGCCGATGGGATCGAGCCAAAGGATTTGGAGGGCGAACCTTTTGTCGCTTTTCAAACCGAAGCCGAGGGCGGCCCGCTTGAGGCCATCGCCCGATTGCGGGCCCGTCTTGGCCTGGCCAACAGCTGGCGTGGCATGTCGTCCAGCCTCCATGAAATCCGCCGGATGATCATGTCTAACGTAGGCATTGGTGCCCTGCCCGTTCACGTTGCCAAACACGATGTCGCCGCCGGCCACATCCGCCAGTTGCCGCCCTATGACAACCTGCCGATGGTATCGATCAATCTGGTCACCAACCCGGCGCGCCGCCGCTCCGACGCCGAAGCGACGTTTCTCACCGCCTGCCATGCTGAAATCAGCGCGATTGACATTCAGCAGCGCACATATGGCCGGGAATAA
- a CDS encoding amino acid ABC transporter permease: MGLDFSIIPKYLDVVLLGCAWTIGITVAAAILSFFGGIVFAVVSLYAPWIIRQPFRLIEWVFMGTPLLLQLFLIYFGLVQIGIDLPAFVAGIIGLGLHFAVYNSELIQTAILAVDKGQMEAARTMGLSRGQALRKVVIPQAVRDVIPPIGNNMIALLKDSALVSVIGVSELTLSAQRVIGKTYRPFEFYMLAAACYYVINLCMEWVQRKIERRISISR, encoded by the coding sequence ATGGGTCTCGATTTTTCGATTATCCCCAAATACCTGGACGTTGTCCTGCTAGGCTGTGCCTGGACCATCGGCATCACCGTAGCTGCGGCGATCCTCAGCTTTTTCGGGGGTATCGTCTTTGCGGTGGTCTCGCTGTATGCGCCCTGGATCATCCGCCAGCCGTTTCGCCTGATCGAATGGGTGTTCATGGGCACACCACTGTTGCTGCAGCTGTTCCTGATCTATTTCGGTCTGGTGCAGATCGGCATTGACCTGCCGGCATTCGTGGCCGGGATCATCGGGCTGGGGCTGCATTTTGCGGTCTATAATTCCGAACTGATCCAGACCGCTATCCTGGCGGTGGACAAAGGCCAGATGGAGGCCGCCCGAACCATGGGGTTGAGCCGGGGCCAGGCGCTGCGCAAGGTGGTGATCCCCCAGGCGGTGCGCGATGTGATCCCCCCTATTGGCAACAACATGATCGCCCTGCTCAAGGACAGCGCCCTGGTGTCGGTGATTGGCGTCAGCGAGCTGACCCTGTCGGCCCAGCGGGTCATCGGCAAGACCTATCGCCCGTTCGAATTCTACATGCTGGCGGCCGCCTGCTACTATGTCATCAATCTTTGCATGGAATGGGTGCAGCGCAAGATCGAGCGCCGCATCTCCATATCCCGTTGA
- a CDS encoding transporter substrate-binding domain-containing protein: MTVRRTILKSAFAAVGMAVLGLNAAVAEELDSLKETGVIRIAMSGAYPPFNFVNDENQVVGFDPAVGAEIAKRMGMEAEVVTTAWDGIIGGLLANKYDAIVGSMTITAERDEVVDFVGPYYSDKRAIFTKPGSGIASLDDLAGKKVGLTLGETHEDWAREKGYDVNTYKGLPELLLELENGRVDAIVNDSIAAILAMSSKGQEFEMFADPTTEPFGAGIAIRQGNPALAAEMQKALDSMMEDGTYLALAKKWIGADIR, encoded by the coding sequence ATGACTGTTCGCCGTACCATCCTGAAATCTGCATTCGCCGCAGTCGGCATGGCGGTTCTGGGGCTGAACGCTGCCGTTGCCGAAGAGCTGGATAGCCTTAAGGAAACGGGTGTGATCCGGATCGCGATGTCGGGGGCCTACCCTCCGTTCAACTTTGTGAATGATGAAAACCAGGTTGTCGGGTTCGACCCGGCGGTTGGGGCCGAAATCGCCAAACGAATGGGGATGGAAGCCGAAGTGGTCACCACCGCCTGGGACGGGATCATTGGCGGTCTGCTGGCCAATAAATACGACGCCATCGTCGGGTCGATGACCATCACTGCCGAACGTGATGAGGTCGTTGATTTCGTTGGCCCCTATTACTCCGACAAACGCGCGATCTTTACCAAACCCGGCTCGGGCATCGCCAGCCTGGATGATCTGGCGGGCAAGAAGGTCGGGCTGACTCTGGGTGAAACCCACGAAGACTGGGCCCGCGAAAAGGGCTATGATGTCAACACCTACAAGGGCCTGCCCGAGCTGCTGCTGGAGCTGGAAAACGGTCGGGTCGACGCCATCGTGAACGATTCGATTGCCGCCATTCTGGCGATGTCGTCCAAGGGGCAGGAATTCGAGATGTTTGCCGACCCCACCACCGAACCCTTTGGCGCAGGTATCGCCATCCGCCAGGGCAACCCGGCGCTGGCCGCCGAAATGCAAAAGGCACTGGATTCCATGATGGAAGACGGCACTTATCTGGCGCTGGCCAAGAAATGGATCGGCGCGGACATCCGCTAA
- a CDS encoding amino acid ABC transporter permease: protein MDVELMLKVYPFFLEAAWITILLSVLTAILGLICGALGVAARLSRFAVLRFIGAAYVSVFRGTPALIQLFILYFGGPQIGIQLDAFEAGVIGLGVNAGAYMTETIRGAIIAIDKGQREAARTLGLSQWQGMYRVILPQAARLMVRPLGVNLNMLVKSTALVAAISVIELTYTAQRYIGSTYKPFEMFLLAGILYMIIISVVGRGVAWVDRKVQIT, encoded by the coding sequence ATGGACGTTGAACTGATGCTGAAGGTCTATCCCTTCTTTCTGGAGGCGGCCTGGATCACCATTCTGTTGTCGGTCCTCACAGCTATTCTGGGTCTGATCTGCGGGGCATTGGGGGTCGCGGCGCGGCTGTCGCGCTTTGCGGTGTTGCGGTTCATCGGCGCTGCCTATGTCAGCGTGTTCCGCGGCACGCCTGCATTGATCCAACTGTTCATTCTCTATTTCGGTGGGCCGCAGATCGGCATTCAGCTGGATGCTTTTGAGGCCGGGGTAATCGGGCTGGGCGTCAATGCCGGGGCCTATATGACCGAAACCATCCGCGGCGCAATCATCGCCATCGACAAAGGTCAGCGCGAGGCCGCCCGCACCCTGGGCCTGAGCCAGTGGCAGGGCATGTACCGGGTGATCCTGCCGCAGGCCGCCCGTCTGATGGTTCGCCCGCTTGGGGTCAACTTGAACATGCTGGTAAAGTCCACCGCGCTGGTGGCCGCCATATCGGTGATCGAGCTGACCTATACCGCGCAGCGTTATATCGGGTCGACGTACAAGCCTTTTGAAATGTTCCTGCTGGCCGGGATTCTCTACATGATCATCATCTCTGTGGTGGGTCGGGGCGTTGCCTGGGTCGACCGCAAAGTCCAGATCACCTGA
- a CDS encoding CoA transferase subunit A yields the protein MKLPDKRCSIESAISRIRDGSTVMVGGFGVPGTPMTLIRALVEHGARDLTLIKNDANEPDLGIDHLLQSGQVSRLITTHLGLNSHAIALMNEGRIQVEFNAQGILAERIRAGGAGIGAVLSDIGIGTELAEGKQVVEVAGKPHLLETALRADVALIHADQADTFGNLTYAATAQNFNPLMAMAADGVIAEAETVLLPGGLDANQIHTTGVFVDYLVELTDLSEEYAVVQR from the coding sequence ATGAAGCTTCCGGACAAACGATGCAGTATTGAATCTGCGATTTCACGAATCCGGGACGGGTCCACGGTGATGGTGGGTGGCTTTGGTGTGCCGGGCACGCCGATGACGCTGATCCGGGCGCTGGTCGAGCATGGCGCGCGCGATCTGACGCTGATCAAGAATGATGCCAATGAACCGGATCTGGGCATCGACCATCTTCTGCAAAGCGGCCAGGTGTCGCGGCTGATCACCACCCATCTGGGGCTGAATAGCCATGCCATTGCGCTGATGAACGAAGGGCGCATTCAGGTTGAATTCAACGCACAGGGCATTTTGGCCGAACGTATCCGCGCCGGGGGCGCGGGGATTGGTGCCGTGCTGAGCGATATCGGCATCGGCACCGAGCTGGCCGAAGGAAAACAAGTGGTCGAGGTGGCAGGCAAGCCGCATCTGCTGGAAACCGCCCTGCGCGCTGATGTGGCGCTGATCCATGCGGATCAGGCCGACACGTTTGGCAATTTGACCTATGCCGCCACCGCGCAGAATTTCAACCCGTTGATGGCCATGGCCGCGGATGGCGTGATTGCCGAGGCGGAAACCGTGCTTTTGCCCGGCGGTTTGGATGCCAACCAGATCCACACCACCGGGGTATTTGTTGATTACCTTGTCGAACTGACTGATCTGTCTGAGGAATACGCCGTTGTCCAACGCTAG
- a CDS encoding aspartate aminotransferase family protein, which yields MSDDSYLFYQSRNPRPFLDHGDGIYLIDETGKRYIDGSSGAMVSNIGHSNPRVLAKIKAQMDKATFGYRLHFRTHPSEDLAAKTVAMTPEGLDRVFFVSGGSEAVESAVKLARQYALTQGQETRYKVISRFPSYHGCTFGALDLTGYDPLREPFAPMLEGMPKIDAPATYLDRDNLSEEDRGLKYANLLRDKILEEGAENVLAFVMEPVGGASTGALVAPDSYYGRIREICDEFGVLLIYDEVMTGAGRTGKFLAAEHWGITPDIVAMSKGFGAGYAPLGAVVAQARLVEPVLDAGGFLHGFTYAGNPLACSAGLAVLEEMEDQGLIDNAARMGEVLMGELRALMERYPFIGDVRGKGLLTAFEFVADRNTMEPLDPSLNAYDRLVELAYERGLIIYSRRTRGGTAGDHFLIAPPLIITPDQIAEMMVILRDALDAFAFETGLPVGKAAA from the coding sequence GTGAGCGACGACTCTTATCTGTTCTACCAGTCCCGCAACCCGCGCCCGTTTCTGGATCATGGCGACGGCATCTATCTGATTGATGAGACCGGCAAACGCTATATCGACGGATCGTCTGGTGCGATGGTGTCCAACATTGGCCATTCCAACCCCCGTGTTCTGGCCAAGATCAAAGCCCAGATGGACAAGGCCACCTTTGGGTATCGGCTGCATTTCCGCACCCATCCGTCCGAGGATCTGGCCGCCAAGACCGTGGCCATGACGCCAGAGGGGCTGGACCGGGTGTTCTTTGTCTCTGGCGGGTCCGAAGCGGTCGAAAGCGCGGTGAAACTGGCCCGGCAATATGCGCTGACCCAGGGGCAGGAGACGCGATACAAGGTGATATCGCGGTTCCCCTCCTATCATGGTTGTACCTTTGGAGCGCTGGATCTGACCGGTTATGACCCGCTGCGCGAACCCTTTGCTCCGATGCTGGAAGGGATGCCCAAGATCGACGCCCCGGCTACTTATTTGGACCGTGACAACCTGAGCGAAGAAGACCGCGGTCTGAAATATGCCAACCTGCTGCGCGACAAGATCCTGGAGGAGGGGGCTGAAAACGTTCTGGCCTTTGTGATGGAGCCGGTGGGCGGCGCGTCAACCGGGGCGCTTGTGGCGCCGGACAGCTACTATGGCCGCATCCGCGAGATCTGCGATGAATTCGGGGTGCTGCTGATCTATGACGAGGTGATGACCGGGGCCGGTCGCACCGGTAAATTCTTGGCTGCTGAACATTGGGGCATCACCCCTGATATCGTCGCCATGTCCAAAGGGTTCGGTGCGGGATATGCACCGCTGGGAGCGGTGGTTGCCCAGGCACGGCTGGTCGAACCGGTGCTGGATGCCGGTGGATTTCTGCATGGGTTTACCTATGCCGGCAATCCATTGGCCTGTTCCGCCGGATTGGCGGTGCTGGAAGAGATGGAAGACCAGGGCCTGATCGACAATGCCGCCCGCATGGGCGAGGTGCTGATGGGCGAACTACGCGCGCTGATGGAACGTTATCCCTTTATCGGCGATGTGCGCGGCAAAGGGCTGTTGACGGCCTTTGAATTCGTCGCCGACCGCAACACGATGGAACCGCTGGACCCGAGTTTGAACGCCTATGACCGGCTGGTCGAACTGGCCTATGAACGGGGGCTGATCATCTATTCGCGCCGCACCCGGGGCGGGACCGCAGGCGATCACTTTCTGATCGCGCCACCACTGATCATCACCCCGGACCAGATTGCCGAAATGATGGTGATCCTGCGCGACGCTCTGGACGCATTTGCGTTCGAAACTGGCCTGCCGGTGGGAAAGGCTGCGGCATGA
- a CDS encoding amino acid ABC transporter ATP-binding protein, with protein MTEQTAFVEIRHAQKSFGTLEVLKDISLSVDRGQIVGIIGSSGSGKSTLLRAINDLDPLTGGEVWLDGVQVNKKLPHRQYEKHINEMRQQVGMVFQHFNLFPHMTARENVTMAPMMLKGLSKDAANRLAEEQLDHVGMLERIDYYPSQLSGGQKQRVAIARALAMKPKLMLFDEATSALDPELVEEVNQVMRKLAQEHMTMIIVTHEMDFAASVCDRVLFMDKGVVVEEGPPEVLFRNPSRDRTREFLRKHIEAAQ; from the coding sequence ATGACCGAACAGACAGCATTTGTTGAAATCCGCCACGCCCAAAAATCCTTTGGTACCCTGGAGGTTCTGAAAGACATCAGCCTGAGTGTTGATCGGGGCCAGATCGTCGGCATCATCGGGTCGTCCGGGTCGGGCAAATCCACCCTATTGCGGGCGATCAATGATCTGGACCCTCTGACCGGCGGCGAAGTCTGGCTGGACGGGGTGCAGGTGAACAAGAAACTACCCCATCGCCAGTACGAAAAGCACATCAACGAGATGCGCCAGCAAGTCGGCATGGTGTTTCAGCATTTCAACCTGTTCCCGCATATGACCGCCCGCGAAAACGTCACCATGGCGCCGATGATGCTGAAAGGGTTGTCCAAGGACGCGGCAAACAGACTGGCCGAGGAGCAACTGGACCATGTCGGGATGCTGGAGCGGATCGACTATTACCCCTCGCAGCTGTCGGGCGGCCAGAAGCAACGAGTGGCGATTGCCCGGGCGCTGGCGATGAAACCCAAGCTGATGTTGTTTGACGAAGCGACATCGGCGCTGGACCCTGAGCTGGTGGAAGAGGTGAACCAGGTGATGCGCAAACTGGCGCAGGAACATATGACCATGATCATCGTCACCCACGAGATGGATTTTGCTGCTTCGGTCTGTGACCGGGTTCTGTTCATGGACAAGGGCGTTGTGGTCGAAGAAGGCCCGCCCGAGGTGCTGTTCCGCAATCCGTCCCGGGATCGCACCCGGGAATTTCTCCGCAAACACATCGAGGCCGCACAGTGA